From a single Candidatus Brevundimonas phytovorans genomic region:
- a CDS encoding NADP-dependent isocitrate dehydrogenase: MAKIKVANPIVDIDGDEMTRIIWQWIKDKLVFPYLDLDLDYYDLGMENRDATDDQVTIDAAHAIQKHGVGVKCATITPDEARVAEFGLKKMWKSPNGTIRNILGGVVFREPIICSNVPRLVPGWTQPIVVGRHAFGDQYKATDFLFPGKGTLSIKFVGEDGEVIEHEVFKSPSAGVAMGMYNLDSSIRDFAHASFSYGLARNYPVYLSTKNTILKAYDGRFKDIFQEVFDADYAAEFKARGLTYEHRLIDDMVAAAIKWSGGFVWACKNYDGDVQSDIVAQGFGSLGLMTSVLMTPDGQIMETEAAHGTVTRHYRQHQKGEATSTNSIASIFAWSAGFKHRAKLDDNGALLEFAETLERVVVETVESGFMTKDLALLVGDQQSWLTTEGFLDKVSENLKKALPNIG, from the coding sequence ATGGCCAAGATCAAGGTCGCCAATCCCATCGTGGACATCGACGGCGACGAAATGACCCGGATCATCTGGCAGTGGATCAAGGACAAGCTGGTCTTCCCCTATCTGGACCTGGACCTCGACTACTACGACCTCGGCATGGAAAACCGCGACGCCACCGACGACCAGGTGACGATCGACGCGGCCCACGCGATCCAGAAGCACGGCGTCGGCGTCAAGTGCGCCACCATCACGCCTGACGAAGCCCGCGTGGCCGAGTTCGGCCTGAAGAAGATGTGGAAGTCGCCGAACGGCACCATCCGCAACATCCTGGGCGGCGTCGTCTTCCGCGAGCCGATCATCTGCTCGAACGTGCCGCGTCTGGTGCCCGGCTGGACCCAGCCCATCGTCGTCGGCCGTCACGCCTTCGGCGACCAGTACAAGGCCACGGACTTCCTGTTCCCGGGCAAGGGCACGCTGTCGATCAAGTTCGTCGGTGAAGACGGCGAAGTCATCGAGCATGAAGTGTTCAAGTCCCCGTCGGCCGGCGTGGCCATGGGCATGTACAACCTCGACTCGTCGATCCGCGACTTCGCCCACGCCTCGTTCAGCTACGGCCTGGCGCGCAACTACCCGGTCTATCTGTCGACCAAGAACACCATCCTGAAAGCCTATGACGGTCGCTTCAAGGACATCTTCCAGGAAGTGTTTGACGCCGACTACGCCGCAGAGTTCAAGGCGCGCGGCCTGACCTACGAACACCGTCTGATCGACGATATGGTGGCCGCCGCCATCAAGTGGTCGGGTGGTTTCGTCTGGGCGTGCAAGAACTATGACGGCGACGTCCAGTCGGACATCGTGGCTCAAGGCTTCGGTTCGCTGGGCCTGATGACCTCGGTCCTGATGACGCCGGACGGCCAGATCATGGAAACCGAAGCCGCCCACGGCACCGTGACCCGTCACTACCGTCAGCACCAGAAGGGTGAAGCGACCTCGACCAACTCGATCGCTTCGATCTTCGCATGGTCGGCTGGCTTCAAGCACCGCGCCAAGCTGGACGACAACGGTGCTCTGCTCGAGTTCGCCGAGACGCTGGAACGCGTCGTGGTCGAGACCGTCGAGTCGGGCTTCATGACCAAGGACCTGGCCCTGCTGGTCGGCGACCAACAGTCGTGGCTGACCACCGAGGGCTTCCTCGACAAGGTCTCCGAGAACCTGAAGAAGGCCCTGCCGAACATCGGCTAA
- a CDS encoding DUF2939 domain-containing protein, with protein MNQKLIIRLGGAAVAVFVLAYAASPLLAARSLVQAAKTGNAQALERQVDFPAFRASLKDELSARMVSEMRKDDRLGGLSGLGMLLAPTLVSGAVDAFVTPQAISVMVQEGKAPKPDLARTEPVPAPKPDSQKVRQSWGYRDLDTFAVTLTRDDQPDEQVSLLMKRRNLFGWKLAGIDLSKPE; from the coding sequence ATGAACCAGAAACTGATTATTCGACTGGGGGGCGCCGCCGTGGCGGTCTTCGTCCTGGCCTATGCCGCATCGCCCCTTCTGGCGGCGCGGTCGCTGGTGCAGGCGGCCAAGACCGGAAACGCGCAGGCGCTGGAGCGCCAGGTCGACTTTCCCGCCTTCCGCGCCAGTCTGAAAGACGAGCTGAGCGCCCGCATGGTCTCTGAAATGCGCAAGGACGACCGTCTGGGCGGCCTGTCGGGCCTGGGCATGCTGCTGGCCCCGACCCTGGTGTCGGGCGCCGTGGACGCCTTCGTCACGCCCCAGGCCATCTCGGTCATGGTGCAGGAAGGAAAAGCGCCCAAGCCCGATCTGGCCAGGACCGAGCCGGTCCCTGCACCCAAGCCCGACAGCCAGAAGGTGCGCCAGTCCTGGGGCTATCGCGACCTCGACACCTTCGCCGTCACCCTGACCCGTGACGACCAGCCGGACGAGCAGGTCTCCCTGCTGATGAAGCGCCGCAACCTGTTCGGCTGGAAGCTGGCGGGGATCGATCTGAGCAAGCCGGAATAG
- the fghA gene encoding S-formylglutathione hydrolase: METTKTHAVHGGTLRYLKHDSAATGTPMTLSVFVPAGEGPFPVLIWLSGLTCTEDNFTTKAGAYKAAAEHGVIIVAPDTSPRGEGVADDPAYDLGQGAGFYVDATQAPWAPHFRMETYVTDELIALIDAEFPTTKTRSIFGHSMGGHGALTLALRHPDLFRSVSAFAPISSPTRCAWGEKAFSAYLGEDRGQWDRHDAARLIEAGAAAGRFDDILVDQGDADPFLAEQLKPELLVAGAEAAGQRLTLRMQPGYDHSYFFMASFVDDHVAFHATRLKA; this comes from the coding sequence ATGGAAACGACCAAGACCCACGCCGTCCACGGCGGGACGCTGCGCTATCTGAAGCACGACAGCGCCGCCACCGGCACGCCCATGACCCTGTCGGTCTTTGTCCCGGCGGGCGAGGGGCCGTTCCCGGTTCTGATCTGGCTGTCGGGCCTGACCTGCACCGAGGACAATTTCACCACCAAGGCCGGGGCCTACAAGGCCGCTGCCGAACACGGCGTCATCATCGTTGCGCCCGACACTTCGCCCCGAGGCGAAGGCGTGGCCGACGACCCCGCCTATGATCTGGGGCAGGGGGCCGGCTTCTATGTCGATGCCACGCAAGCGCCCTGGGCGCCGCATTTCCGCATGGAAACCTATGTCACGGACGAACTGATCGCCCTGATCGACGCCGAATTCCCGACCACGAAGACCCGCTCCATCTTCGGTCACTCCATGGGCGGGCACGGGGCGCTGACCCTGGCCCTGCGCCATCCCGACCTGTTCAGGTCCGTTTCGGCCTTTGCGCCGATTTCGTCGCCGACGCGCTGCGCCTGGGGCGAGAAGGCGTTTTCGGCCTATCTGGGCGAGGATCGCGGCCAGTGGGATCGCCACGACGCGGCCCGCCTGATCGAGGCCGGCGCGGCGGCAGGTCGTTTCGACGACATCCTGGTGGATCAGGGGGACGCCGATCCCTTCCTGGCCGAGCAACTGAAGCCGGAACTGCTGGTCGCCGGGGCTGAGGCGGCGGGACAGCGGCTTACCCTGCGGATGCAGCCGGGCTATGATCACTCCTACTTCTTCATGGCCAGCTTCGTGGACGACCACGTGGCCTTCCATGCGACCCGCCTGAAAGCCTGA
- a CDS encoding VOC family protein, with translation MFTHVTLGANDVEASHKFYDAVLGALGHQPGTFSDQPRPGVWYMTPRGMLGVVTPRDGEPACHANGGTIGFAAASPEAVIAFAEAGVAAGGTAIEDPAGPRDTPFGVMHLAYLRDPSGNKICAVHRPG, from the coding sequence ATGTTCACGCACGTCACGCTGGGCGCCAACGACGTTGAGGCGTCGCACAAATTCTATGACGCGGTGCTCGGCGCCCTGGGCCACCAGCCCGGCACGTTCAGTGATCAGCCCCGGCCCGGCGTCTGGTACATGACGCCGCGCGGCATGCTGGGCGTGGTCACGCCGCGTGACGGCGAGCCCGCCTGTCACGCCAACGGCGGCACCATCGGTTTCGCCGCCGCCAGCCCCGAGGCGGTCATCGCCTTCGCCGAGGCGGGCGTGGCGGCGGGCGGCACGGCCATCGAGGATCCGGCGGGTCCGCGCGACACCCCCTTCGGCGTCATGCATCTGGCCTATCTGCGCGATCCGTCGGGCAACAAGATCTGCGCCGTTCATCGGCCGGGCTGA
- a CDS encoding DUF885 family protein, translating into MIDRRRLLLTAAATAAVAPSLAQAAATDADGRLNALLDGWFEADIDESPERATNLGLDKGARAGLSSQLSEAGPDAIRHDRDKAISRWATLRAFDQTGLSQAGALNYAIAAFGRETSAETARFAYGAGPGRPSPYVVSQLSGGYFETPDFMDNQHRIEDAADADAFLSRLAAFAGVLDGETDKVREDAGLGVIPPDFIIDRMLPQIRTQRDTTAADMAMVKSLARKTAALNLTGYDARAAAIIDQQVKPALARQIAALEAIRPQATHDAGVWRLPDGEAFYANGLKSNTTTTLSAAEIHKMGKEQVAEISAEIDAILKSQGYTQGAVGERIQALNKDPAQLFPNTDAGKEELLLWLNHQVAALEPKLPTVFGRLPKTHVEIRRVPVSIQSGAPGGYYQGPPLDGSRPGAYYINLRDSGNWPRFALPTLTYHEASPGHHLQVALQRESGELPQWRRAGGFSAYNEGWALYAEAVAANDLNAYADNPLGRVGFLMSYLFRAVRLVVDTGLHSERWSREQAVEYMAASGAKPLDASNSEINRYTVWPGQACSYKVGHTVIARLRAEAESRPGFDLRAFHDKVLMNGSLPLAVLEAQMRG; encoded by the coding sequence ATGATCGACCGCCGCCGCCTTCTGTTGACCGCCGCCGCCACGGCCGCTGTCGCGCCCTCGCTGGCTCAGGCCGCCGCCACCGACGCCGACGGGCGCCTGAACGCCCTGCTGGACGGCTGGTTCGAAGCCGACATTGACGAAAGCCCCGAGCGCGCCACCAACCTGGGCCTGGACAAGGGCGCCCGCGCCGGTCTGTCGTCGCAACTGAGCGAGGCGGGGCCCGACGCCATCCGCCATGACCGCGACAAGGCCATCAGCCGCTGGGCGACCCTGCGCGCCTTCGATCAGACCGGTCTCTCGCAGGCCGGCGCCCTGAACTACGCCATCGCCGCCTTCGGACGCGAGACCTCGGCCGAGACCGCGCGCTTCGCCTATGGCGCGGGGCCGGGGCGTCCGTCGCCCTATGTCGTGAGCCAGCTGTCGGGCGGCTATTTCGAGACGCCGGACTTCATGGACAACCAGCACCGCATCGAGGACGCGGCCGACGCCGACGCCTTCCTGTCGCGCCTTGCCGCCTTCGCCGGGGTGCTGGACGGCGAGACGGACAAGGTGCGCGAGGACGCAGGGCTGGGCGTCATCCCGCCGGACTTCATCATCGACCGGATGCTGCCGCAGATCCGCACCCAGCGCGACACGACCGCCGCCGACATGGCCATGGTCAAGTCGCTGGCCCGGAAGACCGCGGCCCTGAACCTGACCGGCTATGACGCCCGCGCCGCCGCTATTATCGACCAGCAGGTCAAGCCCGCCCTGGCCCGCCAAATCGCCGCGCTGGAAGCCATCCGTCCGCAGGCCACGCACGACGCAGGCGTCTGGCGCCTGCCCGACGGCGAGGCCTTCTACGCCAATGGTCTGAAGTCCAACACGACCACGACCCTCAGCGCCGCTGAGATCCACAAGATGGGCAAGGAGCAGGTCGCCGAGATCAGCGCCGAGATCGACGCCATCCTGAAGTCGCAGGGCTATACCCAGGGCGCCGTCGGCGAGCGCATTCAGGCCCTGAACAAGGACCCCGCCCAGCTCTTCCCCAATACCGATGCGGGCAAGGAAGAACTGCTGCTGTGGCTGAACCATCAGGTCGCGGCGCTGGAGCCCAAGCTGCCGACCGTCTTCGGTCGCCTGCCCAAGACCCACGTCGAAATCCGCCGCGTGCCGGTGTCGATCCAGTCGGGCGCGCCGGGCGGATACTATCAGGGGCCGCCGCTGGATGGCTCGCGTCCGGGCGCCTACTACATCAACCTGCGCGACAGCGGGAACTGGCCCCGGTTCGCCCTGCCGACCCTGACCTATCACGAGGCCTCGCCGGGCCACCACCTGCAGGTCGCCCTGCAGCGCGAGTCGGGCGAGCTGCCGCAGTGGCGCCGCGCGGGCGGCTTCTCGGCCTATAACGAGGGCTGGGCCCTCTATGCCGAGGCGGTCGCCGCCAACGACCTGAACGCCTATGCCGACAACCCGCTGGGCCGCGTCGGCTTCCTGATGTCCTACCTGTTCCGGGCCGTGCGCCTGGTCGTCGACACCGGCCTGCACTCGGAACGCTGGAGCCGCGAACAGGCCGTCGAATACATGGCGGCCTCGGGCGCCAAGCCGCTGGACGCCTCGAACAGCGAGATCAACCGCTACACCGTCTGGCCGGGCCAGGCCTGTTCCTACAAGGTCGGCCACACGGTCATCGCCCGCCTGCGGGCCGAGGCGGAAAGCCGTCCTGGCTTCGACCTGCGAGCCTTCCACGACAAGGTGCTGATGAACGGCTCCCTGCCGCTGGCGGTGCTGGAAGCCCAGATGCGGGGCTGA
- a CDS encoding DUF1176 domain-containing protein: MTPRRSLLLPVRLLAAPLLVAPLLAACQGDERAAPPTAGSDAPAETASAATAAKGSRPETRKFRDWLVVCDNGDTCSAFGPAADGATGGWVRVTLDAGPDARPQVHAGLVDRAAGPEGLTLVVDGRRLALTMDGDTLGHMSNTGPEVILALSQARRLGLGEDIALSPKGAAAALLWIDERQGRLGTTTALVRRGAKPASTVPAAPPLPRPTPAPAVAQTDLPPPVLPAAFEARADVKQCRSDTAFSPTFQTQITVDRLSPNQELWGVPCFAGAYNFGLRYFVTGPRGANPQPVAFPTSREPADEVVNGEYDPASRTLSAFNKGRGVGDCGIASTWVWTGRDFALQAESEMRECWGVPSDQWPTTWRSR, encoded by the coding sequence ATGACGCCTCGCCGCTCGCTGCTTCTTCCCGTCCGCCTTCTGGCTGCTCCGCTTCTGGTCGCCCCGCTTCTGGCCGCCTGTCAGGGCGACGAGCGCGCCGCACCGCCGACCGCCGGATCTGATGCGCCTGCGGAGACGGCCTCGGCCGCAACGGCGGCGAAGGGGTCCCGGCCCGAGACCCGAAAGTTCCGCGACTGGCTGGTCGTCTGCGACAACGGCGACACCTGCTCGGCCTTCGGTCCGGCGGCGGACGGCGCGACCGGCGGCTGGGTCCGCGTGACGCTCGACGCCGGTCCCGACGCCCGGCCGCAGGTTCACGCCGGCCTGGTGGATCGTGCGGCGGGGCCAGAGGGCCTGACCCTGGTGGTGGACGGCCGGCGCCTTGCCCTGACCATGGATGGCGACACCCTGGGCCATATGTCGAACACTGGGCCAGAAGTCATCCTGGCCCTGAGCCAGGCGCGTCGCCTCGGTCTGGGCGAGGACATCGCCCTGTCGCCCAAGGGCGCGGCCGCCGCTTTGCTGTGGATCGACGAGCGCCAGGGCCGCCTCGGCACGACCACCGCCCTGGTGCGGCGCGGGGCCAAACCCGCTTCGACCGTGCCTGCCGCCCCGCCCCTGCCCCGGCCGACGCCCGCCCCGGCCGTGGCCCAGACCGACCTGCCGCCGCCCGTCCTGCCCGCCGCCTTCGAGGCGCGGGCCGACGTCAAACAATGCCGCAGCGACACCGCCTTCAGCCCGACCTTCCAGACCCAGATCACGGTCGATCGCCTGTCGCCGAACCAGGAGCTGTGGGGCGTACCCTGCTTCGCCGGCGCCTATAATTTCGGCCTGCGCTACTTCGTGACCGGGCCTAGGGGCGCCAACCCCCAGCCCGTCGCCTTCCCCACCTCGCGCGAACCCGCCGACGAGGTGGTCAACGGCGAGTATGATCCGGCCAGCCGCACCCTGAGCGCCTTCAACAAGGGGCGCGGAGTCGGCGACTGCGGCATCGCCTCCACCTGGGTCTGGACGGGTCGCGACTTCGCCTTGCAGGCCGAGAGCGAGATGCGCGAGTGCTGGGGCGTGCCGTCCGACCAGTGGCCGACCACCTGGCGCAGCCGCTGA
- the alaS gene encoding alanine--tRNA ligase, giving the protein MTSLKQIRSTFLDYFAADGHEKVQSAPLVPQNDPTLLFVNAGMVPFKDYFTGAATPPYKRATSSQKCVRAGGKHNDLDNVGYTARHHTFFEMLGNFSFGDYFKDHAIESAWGLLTKEFGLDPARLLVTVYHTDDEAFDIWKKITGFSDDKIIRIPTADNFWAMGDSGPCGPCTEIFYDHGDHIFGGPPGSPDEDGDRFVEIWNNVFMQHEKENDKIVRDLPKPSVDTGMGLERIAAVLQGVHSNYEVDLFKSLIGASEELTSTKAEGERAPSHRVIADHLRSSSFLIADGVTPSNEGRGYVLRRIMRRAMRHAHLLGSSDPLMHRLVPTLVEEMGEAYPELRRAQAFIEDTLKQEEIRFRTTLGRGMNLFDQATTDFKAGDMLDGQTAFTLYDTYGFPLDLTQDEARRRGFSVNVDGFESAMEEQRARSREHWTGSGQTASAGAWLALRDQHGVTEFTGYESETGEGQVVAILKDGVAVDAAEAGEVVEVVLNKTPFYAEGGGQAGDKGGFVWTNGEGRVLDTKKHADLFVHAVQIAQGAALTVGATVTATVEPGSRPTTRANHSAAHLLHAALKNVLGPHVAQKGQMVDAERMRFDFSHNAPVTEDELARIEDEVNAVIRQNLPTTTQLMHPEAAIEAGAVALFGEKYGDEVRVLTLGHALAGDGAYSVELCGGTHVARTGDIALFKIVSEGGVAAGVRRIEALTGEAARRFLLDQANVARQLAQSFKIQTADVPARVEALSAERKALEKQVADLKKQLALGGGAGANAAPETINGVTLIARVLDGVDGKGLRSVAEDFKKQIGSGVVALVGVTDGKAAITVAATPDMAGKVNAADLARDAVIAMGGKGAGGKPDFAQGGAPDGSKAEAGLDAIRAALKG; this is encoded by the coding sequence ATGACCAGCCTGAAACAGATCCGCTCCACCTTCCTCGACTACTTCGCGGCCGACGGCCACGAGAAGGTGCAGTCGGCTCCGCTGGTGCCGCAGAACGACCCGACCCTGCTGTTCGTCAACGCGGGCATGGTGCCGTTCAAGGACTATTTCACCGGCGCCGCCACCCCGCCCTACAAGCGCGCCACCTCCTCGCAGAAGTGCGTCCGCGCCGGCGGCAAGCACAACGACCTGGACAACGTCGGCTATACCGCGCGTCACCACACCTTCTTTGAAATGCTGGGCAACTTCTCGTTCGGCGACTACTTCAAGGACCACGCCATCGAGAGCGCCTGGGGGCTGCTGACCAAGGAATTCGGCCTTGATCCCGCTCGCCTGCTGGTCACGGTCTATCACACCGACGACGAAGCCTTCGACATCTGGAAGAAGATCACCGGCTTCTCGGACGACAAGATCATCCGCATCCCCACCGCCGACAACTTCTGGGCCATGGGCGACAGCGGCCCGTGCGGTCCCTGCACCGAGATCTTCTACGACCACGGCGACCACATCTTCGGCGGCCCTCCCGGTTCGCCCGACGAGGACGGCGACCGTTTCGTGGAGATCTGGAACAACGTCTTCATGCAACACGAGAAGGAAAACGATAAGATCGTTCGTGACCTTCCCAAGCCCAGCGTCGACACCGGCATGGGTCTGGAGCGCATCGCCGCCGTGCTGCAGGGCGTCCACTCCAACTACGAAGTCGACCTGTTCAAGAGCCTGATCGGCGCCTCGGAAGAGCTGACCAGCACCAAGGCCGAGGGCGAGCGCGCCCCCAGCCACCGCGTCATCGCTGACCACCTGCGGTCGTCGTCCTTCCTGATCGCCGACGGCGTGACCCCGTCGAACGAAGGCCGCGGCTACGTCCTGCGCCGCATCATGCGTCGCGCCATGCGCCACGCCCACCTGCTGGGATCGTCCGACCCGCTGATGCACCGCCTGGTGCCGACCCTGGTCGAGGAAATGGGCGAGGCCTATCCCGAGCTGCGCCGGGCCCAGGCCTTCATCGAGGACACGCTGAAGCAGGAAGAGATCCGCTTCCGCACCACCCTGGGCCGCGGCATGAACCTGTTCGATCAGGCGACGACGGACTTCAAGGCCGGCGATATGCTGGACGGCCAGACGGCCTTCACCCTGTACGACACCTACGGCTTCCCGCTGGACCTGACGCAGGACGAGGCCCGTCGTCGCGGCTTCTCGGTCAACGTCGACGGCTTCGAATCCGCCATGGAAGAGCAGCGCGCCCGGTCCCGCGAGCACTGGACCGGCTCGGGCCAGACGGCTTCGGCCGGCGCCTGGCTGGCCCTGCGCGACCAGCACGGCGTGACCGAGTTCACCGGCTATGAGTCGGAAACCGGCGAAGGCCAGGTCGTCGCCATCCTCAAGGACGGCGTGGCTGTTGACGCCGCCGAAGCCGGCGAAGTGGTCGAGGTCGTCCTGAACAAGACCCCCTTCTACGCCGAAGGCGGCGGTCAGGCCGGCGACAAGGGCGGCTTCGTCTGGACCAATGGCGAAGGCCGCGTGCTGGACACCAAGAAGCACGCCGACCTCTTCGTTCACGCGGTGCAGATCGCCCAGGGCGCGGCCCTGACCGTCGGCGCGACGGTGACGGCCACGGTCGAACCGGGCTCGCGCCCGACCACCCGCGCCAACCACTCGGCGGCTCACCTGCTGCACGCCGCGCTGAAGAACGTGCTCGGCCCGCACGTCGCCCAGAAGGGCCAGATGGTCGATGCCGAGCGTATGCGCTTCGACTTCAGCCACAACGCCCCCGTCACCGAGGACGAGCTGGCCCGCATCGAGGACGAGGTGAATGCGGTCATCCGCCAGAACCTGCCGACCACGACCCAGCTGATGCACCCCGAAGCCGCCATCGAGGCCGGCGCCGTGGCCCTGTTCGGCGAGAAATACGGCGACGAGGTCCGCGTTCTGACCCTGGGCCACGCCCTGGCCGGCGACGGCGCCTATTCGGTCGAACTGTGCGGCGGCACCCACGTCGCCCGCACCGGCGACATCGCCCTGTTCAAGATCGTGTCGGAAGGCGGCGTCGCCGCCGGCGTCCGCCGCATCGAGGCCCTGACCGGCGAGGCGGCCCGCCGCTTCCTGCTAGATCAGGCTAATGTCGCCCGCCAACTGGCCCAGAGCTTCAAGATCCAGACCGCCGACGTCCCGGCGCGGGTCGAGGCCCTGAGCGCCGAACGCAAGGCGCTGGAGAAGCAGGTCGCCGACCTGAAGAAGCAGTTGGCCCTGGGCGGCGGCGCGGGCGCCAATGCGGCCCCGGAAACCATCAACGGCGTGACCCTGATCGCCCGCGTCCTCGACGGCGTGGACGGCAAGGGCCTGCGCAGCGTGGCCGAGGACTTCAAGAAGCAGATCGGCTCGGGCGTCGTCGCCCTGGTCGGCGTCACCGACGGCAAGGCGGCCATCACGGTCGCCGCCACGCCGGACATGGCCGGCAAGGTGAACGCCGCTGATCTGGCCCGCGACGCCGTCATCGCCATGGGCGGCAAGGGCGCCGGCGGCAAGCCCGACTTCGCCCAGGGCGGCGCGCCGGATGGATCGAAGGCCGAAGCCGGTCTGGACGCGATCCGGGCGGCGCTGAAGGGCTAA
- a CDS encoding DUF885 family protein, translated as MMDRRRLLMTAALGGAFATSGAARALAQAAAPAAPAAGPASAQFLALLDKIAQEMILSDPETLTALGMDRGPMAAARFKLSDRSQAKIDADKVKFNEGMAAVKAIDKAQLTATEQTYYDSLEFFGDTVQEGYAFPYGGGMFPSPYTVSQLGGAYQQVPDFLDSQHRIEAADDADAYLSRLSDFAKGLDDERARMQADFAAGAVPPDFVIDRTLTQMAAITGTAPADSVMSQSVARRAAEKNIPGDWAARAQAILTAEVYPAIQRQADALKAVRPGATHDGGVWRLPQGEDYYRFGLKYFTTSSMTPDEVHQMGLEQVAEISARADALLKAQGLTQGTVGERIAALGKDPRFLYPNTDEAKEELLKALNAQMVAVQARMPEYFGRLPKSPCDIRRVPKAIEAGAPGGYYQSPALDGSRPGAYYINLRDTAEWPKWTLPTLTYHEAVPGHHFQIALQQEQPDTPLLMKVMGFSAYSEGWGLYAEQLADEIGLYENDPFGQVGYLQSLMFRAARLVVDSGLHHKRWSREQGIRYMVDTLGDQESSVATEVERYCVWPGQASSYKVGHTTWVRLREDAKKRLGGRFDIKGFHDTGLNLGGVPLTVLERTMTAWTPA; from the coding sequence ATGATGGACCGTCGCCGCCTGTTGATGACCGCCGCCCTGGGAGGCGCGTTCGCGACCTCGGGCGCCGCCCGCGCTCTGGCGCAAGCCGCTGCCCCGGCCGCGCCCGCCGCCGGCCCCGCCTCGGCTCAGTTCCTCGCCCTGCTGGACAAGATCGCGCAGGAGATGATCCTGTCCGATCCCGAGACCCTGACCGCCCTGGGCATGGATCGGGGGCCGATGGCCGCCGCCCGCTTCAAGCTGAGCGACCGCTCGCAAGCCAAGATCGATGCGGACAAGGTCAAGTTCAATGAGGGCATGGCGGCGGTCAAAGCCATCGACAAGGCCCAGCTGACGGCGACCGAGCAGACCTATTACGACTCGCTCGAGTTCTTTGGCGACACGGTGCAGGAGGGCTATGCCTTCCCCTATGGCGGGGGCATGTTCCCGTCGCCCTATACGGTCAGCCAGCTCGGCGGGGCCTATCAGCAGGTTCCCGACTTCCTCGACAGCCAGCACCGCATCGAGGCGGCGGACGACGCCGACGCCTATCTGTCGCGCCTGTCGGACTTCGCCAAGGGGTTGGACGACGAGCGGGCGCGGATGCAGGCGGACTTCGCCGCCGGCGCTGTGCCGCCCGACTTCGTGATCGACCGCACCCTGACCCAGATGGCCGCCATCACCGGCACGGCCCCGGCGGACTCGGTCATGAGCCAGTCGGTTGCGCGTCGCGCCGCTGAGAAGAATATCCCCGGCGACTGGGCCGCGCGCGCCCAGGCCATCCTGACGGCGGAGGTCTATCCGGCCATCCAGCGTCAGGCCGACGCCCTGAAGGCCGTGCGGCCCGGCGCGACCCACGACGGCGGCGTCTGGCGCCTGCCCCAGGGCGAGGACTATTATCGCTTCGGTCTGAAATACTTCACCACCTCGTCGATGACGCCGGACGAGGTGCACCAGATGGGGCTGGAGCAGGTGGCCGAGATCTCGGCCCGCGCCGACGCCCTGCTGAAGGCGCAAGGCCTGACCCAGGGCACGGTCGGCGAGCGCATCGCCGCCCTCGGCAAGGACCCGCGCTTCCTCTATCCGAACACGGACGAAGCCAAGGAAGAGCTGCTGAAGGCGCTGAACGCCCAGATGGTGGCCGTGCAGGCCCGAATGCCGGAATACTTCGGCCGTCTGCCCAAGTCGCCGTGCGATATCCGCCGCGTGCCCAAGGCCATCGAGGCGGGGGCGCCGGGCGGCTATTATCAGTCGCCGGCCCTGGATGGCTCGCGTCCGGGCGCCTACTACATCAACCTGCGCGACACGGCGGAATGGCCCAAGTGGACCCTGCCGACCCTGACCTATCACGAGGCGGTGCCGGGCCATCACTTCCAGATCGCCTTGCAGCAGGAGCAGCCGGACACGCCGCTGCTGATGAAGGTCATGGGCTTCTCGGCCTATTCCGAGGGTTGGGGCCTTTACGCCGAGCAACTGGCGGACGAGATCGGCCTCTATGAAAACGACCCCTTCGGTCAGGTCGGCTATCTGCAGTCGCTGATGTTCCGCGCCGCGCGTCTGGTCGTGGACTCCGGTCTGCACCACAAGCGCTGGAGCCGTGAGCAGGGCATCCGCTACATGGTCGACACCCTGGGCGATCAGGAATCCAGCGTCGCCACCGAGGTCGAGCGTTACTGCGTCTGGCCGGGTCAGGCGTCGAGCTACAAGGTCGGCCACACGACCTGGGTTCGCCTGCGCGAAGACGCCAAGAAACGTCTGGGCGGCCGCTTCGACATCAAGGGCTTCCACGACACCGGCCTGAACCTCGGCGGCGTGCCGCTGACGGTGCTGGAGCGCACCATGACCGCCTGGACGCCGGCCTAG